In one Accipiter gentilis chromosome 4, bAccGen1.1, whole genome shotgun sequence genomic region, the following are encoded:
- the ACTR3B gene encoding actin-related protein 3B isoform X1 — MASYLPPCVIDGGTGYTKLGYAGNTEPQFIIPSCIAIRESAKVGDQAQRRVMKGVDDLDFFIGDEAIDKPTYATKWPIRHGIVEDWDLMERFMEQVIFKYLRAEPEDHYFLMTEPPLNTPENREYLAEIMFESFNIPGLYIAVQAVLALAASWTSRQVGERTLTGIVIDSGDGVTHVIPVAEGYVIGSCIKHIPIAGRDITYFIQQLLREREVGIPPEQSLETAKAIKEKYCYICPDIVKEFAKYDGDPRKWIKQYTGINAINKTKFVIDVGYERFLGPEIFFHPEFANPDFMESISDVVDEVIQNCPIDVRRPLYKNVVLSGGSTMFRDFGRRLQRDLKRVVDARLRLSEELSGGRIKPKPVEVQVITHHMQRYAVWFGGSMLASTPEFFQVCHTKKDYEEYGPSICRHNPVFGVMS, encoded by the exons ATGGCGAGCTACCTGCCCCCCTGCGTGATAGACGGAGGCACCGG GTATACGAAACTTGGCTATGCAGGAAATACAGAACCTCAGTTCATTATCCCATCAt GTATTGCAATCCGAGAATCAGCCAAAGTAGGTGACCAGGCTCAAAGGAGGGTAATGAAAGGCGTTGATGATCTGGACTTTTTCATAGGAGATGAAGCCATAGATAAACCTACCTATGCTACAAAG TGGCCTATACGACATGGTATTGTTGAAGACTGGGACCTCATGGAGAGATTCATGGAGCAGGTCATTTTTAAATACCTACGAGCTGAACCTGAggatcattattttttaatg ACAGAGCCTCCACTGAACACACCAGAAAACAGAGAGTATCTTGCAGAAATCATGTTTGAATCATTTAACATACCAGGACTTTACATTGCTGTTCAG GCAGTGTTGGCCTTAGCTGCCTCTTGGACATCACGGCAGGTTGGAGAACGTACTTTGACTGGGATTGTCATCGATAGTGGTGATGGAGTGACCCATGTAATTCCTGTG GCAGAAGGCTATGTAATTGGAAGTTGCATCAAACATATTCCTATTGCAGGTAGAGATATTACTTACTTTATTCAACAGCTCCTAAGGGAAAGAGAGGTGGGAATTCCTCCTGAACAATCTCTGGAGACAGCAAAAGCCATAAAG GAGAAATACTGTTACATTTGCCCTGACATAGTGAAAGAATTTGCCAAGTACGATGGCGATCCTCGAAAATGGATCAAACAGTATACTGGCATCAATGCAATCAACAAAACCAAGTTTGTTATAGATGTCGGTTATGAAAGGTTCCTCGGacctgaaattttctttcatCCTGAG tttgcTAATCCTGATTTTATGGAATCCATTTCGGATGTAGTTGATGAAGTTATACAGAACTGTCCCATTGATGTCCGGCGTCCTTTATATAAG aATGTGGTCCTTTCGGGAGGGTCCACGATGTTCAGGGACTTTGGACGGCGACTGCAAAGGGATTTGAAAAGAGTAGTGGATGCGAGATTGCGACTTAGTGAGGAACTCAGTGGTGGTCGGATAAAA CCCAAACCAGTCGAAGTTCAAGTGATAACACATCACATGCAGCGTTACGCAGTTTGGTTTGGTGGTTCCATGCTGGCTTCAACA CCAGAGTTTTTCCAAGTATGTCACACCAAGAAAGACTATGAAGAGTATGGCCCTAGTATTTGTCGTCATAATCCTGTTTTTGGAGTCATGTCATAA
- the ACTR3B gene encoding actin-related protein 3B isoform X2, with amino-acid sequence MASYLPPCVIDGGTGYTKLGYAGNTEPQFIIPSCIAIRESAKVGDQAQRRVMKGVDDLDFFIGDEAIDKPTYATKWPIRHGIVEDWDLMERFMEQVIFKYLRAEPEDHYFLMTEPPLNTPENREYLAEIMFESFNIPGLYIAVQAVLALAASWTSRQVGERTLTGIVIDSGDGVTHVIPVAEGYVIGSCIKHIPIAGRDITYFIQQLLREREVGIPPEQSLETAKAIKEKYCYICPDIVKEFAKYDGDPRKWIKQYTGINAINKTKFVIDVGYERFLGPEIFFHPEFANPDFMESISDVVDEVIQNCPIDVRRPLYKNVVLSGGSTMFRDFGRRLQRDLKRVVDARLRLSEELSGGRIKETCDLSRRQEGFNGCVLQHTNHEEFYDLVS; translated from the exons ATGGCGAGCTACCTGCCCCCCTGCGTGATAGACGGAGGCACCGG GTATACGAAACTTGGCTATGCAGGAAATACAGAACCTCAGTTCATTATCCCATCAt GTATTGCAATCCGAGAATCAGCCAAAGTAGGTGACCAGGCTCAAAGGAGGGTAATGAAAGGCGTTGATGATCTGGACTTTTTCATAGGAGATGAAGCCATAGATAAACCTACCTATGCTACAAAG TGGCCTATACGACATGGTATTGTTGAAGACTGGGACCTCATGGAGAGATTCATGGAGCAGGTCATTTTTAAATACCTACGAGCTGAACCTGAggatcattattttttaatg ACAGAGCCTCCACTGAACACACCAGAAAACAGAGAGTATCTTGCAGAAATCATGTTTGAATCATTTAACATACCAGGACTTTACATTGCTGTTCAG GCAGTGTTGGCCTTAGCTGCCTCTTGGACATCACGGCAGGTTGGAGAACGTACTTTGACTGGGATTGTCATCGATAGTGGTGATGGAGTGACCCATGTAATTCCTGTG GCAGAAGGCTATGTAATTGGAAGTTGCATCAAACATATTCCTATTGCAGGTAGAGATATTACTTACTTTATTCAACAGCTCCTAAGGGAAAGAGAGGTGGGAATTCCTCCTGAACAATCTCTGGAGACAGCAAAAGCCATAAAG GAGAAATACTGTTACATTTGCCCTGACATAGTGAAAGAATTTGCCAAGTACGATGGCGATCCTCGAAAATGGATCAAACAGTATACTGGCATCAATGCAATCAACAAAACCAAGTTTGTTATAGATGTCGGTTATGAAAGGTTCCTCGGacctgaaattttctttcatCCTGAG tttgcTAATCCTGATTTTATGGAATCCATTTCGGATGTAGTTGATGAAGTTATACAGAACTGTCCCATTGATGTCCGGCGTCCTTTATATAAG aATGTGGTCCTTTCGGGAGGGTCCACGATGTTCAGGGACTTTGGACGGCGACTGCAAAGGGATTTGAAAAGAGTAGTGGATGCGAGATTGCGACTTAGTGAGGAACTCAGTGGTGGTCGGATAAAA GAGACATGTGATCTTAGCAGGAGGCAAGAAGGATTTAACGGTTGTGTCCTTCAGCATACTAATCATGAAGAGTTTTATGACTTGGTCTCCTAG
- the ACTR3B gene encoding actin-related protein 3B isoform X3 yields MERFMEQVIFKYLRAEPEDHYFLMTEPPLNTPENREYLAEIMFESFNIPGLYIAVQAVLALAASWTSRQVGERTLTGIVIDSGDGVTHVIPVAEGYVIGSCIKHIPIAGRDITYFIQQLLREREVGIPPEQSLETAKAIKEKYCYICPDIVKEFAKYDGDPRKWIKQYTGINAINKTKFVIDVGYERFLGPEIFFHPEFANPDFMESISDVVDEVIQNCPIDVRRPLYKNVVLSGGSTMFRDFGRRLQRDLKRVVDARLRLSEELSGGRIKPKPVEVQVITHHMQRYAVWFGGSMLASTPEFFQVCHTKKDYEEYGPSICRHNPVFGVMS; encoded by the exons ATGGAGAGATTCATGGAGCAGGTCATTTTTAAATACCTACGAGCTGAACCTGAggatcattattttttaatg ACAGAGCCTCCACTGAACACACCAGAAAACAGAGAGTATCTTGCAGAAATCATGTTTGAATCATTTAACATACCAGGACTTTACATTGCTGTTCAG GCAGTGTTGGCCTTAGCTGCCTCTTGGACATCACGGCAGGTTGGAGAACGTACTTTGACTGGGATTGTCATCGATAGTGGTGATGGAGTGACCCATGTAATTCCTGTG GCAGAAGGCTATGTAATTGGAAGTTGCATCAAACATATTCCTATTGCAGGTAGAGATATTACTTACTTTATTCAACAGCTCCTAAGGGAAAGAGAGGTGGGAATTCCTCCTGAACAATCTCTGGAGACAGCAAAAGCCATAAAG GAGAAATACTGTTACATTTGCCCTGACATAGTGAAAGAATTTGCCAAGTACGATGGCGATCCTCGAAAATGGATCAAACAGTATACTGGCATCAATGCAATCAACAAAACCAAGTTTGTTATAGATGTCGGTTATGAAAGGTTCCTCGGacctgaaattttctttcatCCTGAG tttgcTAATCCTGATTTTATGGAATCCATTTCGGATGTAGTTGATGAAGTTATACAGAACTGTCCCATTGATGTCCGGCGTCCTTTATATAAG aATGTGGTCCTTTCGGGAGGGTCCACGATGTTCAGGGACTTTGGACGGCGACTGCAAAGGGATTTGAAAAGAGTAGTGGATGCGAGATTGCGACTTAGTGAGGAACTCAGTGGTGGTCGGATAAAA CCCAAACCAGTCGAAGTTCAAGTGATAACACATCACATGCAGCGTTACGCAGTTTGGTTTGGTGGTTCCATGCTGGCTTCAACA CCAGAGTTTTTCCAAGTATGTCACACCAAGAAAGACTATGAAGAGTATGGCCCTAGTATTTGTCGTCATAATCCTGTTTTTGGAGTCATGTCATAA